A single genomic interval of Halalkalibaculum roseum harbors:
- a CDS encoding sodium:solute symporter, whose amino-acid sequence METNNLIGIDLSFLDIATILVYFLAVFAIAWWASRRERSQNESADYFLAGRDVGWFVVGASLFASNIGSEHLIGLAGSGFAEGLPVAQYEILAGLALLMLGWIFVPFYLKSNVSTMPEFLEKRYDSKSRVYLSVVSIIGYVLTKISVTIYAGGIVFEAIGVNFWVGAFVLVVATGIYTIFGGLKAVVYTDMVQMFVLVGGALAVTFFGLQELGGWGKMTEVVDPEFFSLWRDAEDTNYPWTGILFGAPILGIWYWCTDQFIVQRVLSARDETNARKGTIFAGYLKMLPLFIFVLPGIVAYALVQQGSLHIAEPNDTLPVLAQAVLPVGLRGLVIAGLFAALMSSLSSVFNSCSTLITLDFYKKYKPTSTEHELVVVGQVSTVILVIFGLLWIPFMEYFSNQLFLYLQSVQAYIAPPITAVFLVGLFYKRLNSKGSITSLITGFVLGFLRFFLELYKDSLSGFWYELATINFLHFALLLFVICTVILIAVSLLTEKPDEEQIKDVVYRKAVDQSQVSERSIWWTLGLLGIIAFLWIYFS is encoded by the coding sequence ATGGAAACAAATAATCTTATTGGCATAGATTTATCTTTCCTGGATATTGCTACTATTCTCGTTTACTTCCTGGCAGTTTTTGCCATAGCCTGGTGGGCTTCCCGTCGGGAAAGATCTCAAAATGAGTCTGCCGATTATTTCCTTGCCGGAAGGGATGTAGGCTGGTTTGTCGTTGGGGCGTCTTTATTTGCTTCCAATATCGGTTCGGAGCATCTGATCGGGCTGGCCGGGAGCGGATTTGCAGAAGGATTACCGGTTGCCCAGTATGAAATCCTTGCCGGCCTTGCTTTATTAATGCTGGGATGGATCTTTGTTCCTTTCTATCTGAAAAGCAATGTATCCACGATGCCGGAGTTCCTTGAGAAAAGGTACGACAGCAAATCCAGGGTATATCTATCCGTGGTTTCCATCATCGGTTATGTGCTCACAAAGATATCTGTGACCATCTACGCGGGCGGGATTGTATTTGAGGCTATTGGTGTGAATTTCTGGGTAGGTGCTTTCGTACTGGTGGTAGCTACCGGCATTTATACCATCTTCGGAGGATTGAAAGCGGTAGTATACACCGACATGGTGCAGATGTTCGTGCTCGTTGGGGGTGCCTTAGCAGTCACCTTTTTTGGTTTACAGGAGCTTGGTGGGTGGGGGAAAATGACCGAAGTTGTAGATCCTGAATTTTTTAGTTTATGGAGGGATGCCGAAGATACCAACTATCCTTGGACCGGTATCTTGTTTGGGGCTCCCATTCTGGGCATCTGGTACTGGTGTACTGATCAGTTTATCGTGCAGCGGGTGCTTTCGGCCAGGGATGAGACCAATGCACGAAAGGGAACTATCTTTGCCGGCTACCTAAAGATGCTGCCGCTCTTTATATTTGTGCTTCCCGGAATAGTGGCTTATGCACTGGTTCAGCAGGGTTCCCTTCATATAGCTGAACCTAACGACACACTGCCTGTCCTTGCACAGGCTGTGCTACCGGTAGGTCTTCGTGGTCTGGTTATTGCAGGCCTCTTTGCCGCCCTGATGAGCTCACTCTCTTCTGTATTCAATTCCTGTTCCACGCTGATCACGCTTGATTTCTACAAGAAATACAAACCTACCTCAACAGAACATGAGCTGGTCGTTGTGGGACAAGTATCCACGGTGATCCTGGTTATATTCGGACTGCTTTGGATTCCTTTTATGGAGTATTTTTCCAATCAGCTGTTCCTCTATCTGCAGAGTGTTCAGGCCTATATAGCTCCGCCCATTACGGCGGTATTTTTGGTTGGGCTATTTTACAAACGACTAAACAGCAAAGGGTCGATTACATCCCTCATTACCGGGTTTGTACTGGGATTTCTCAGGTTCTTTTTAGAGTTGTACAAAGATTCCCTATCAGGATTCTGGTATGAACTGGCAACCATCAATTTCCTGCATTTTGCCCTGCTGCTGTTTGTGATCTGTACGGTCATACTGATCGCCGTTAGTTTGCTGACTGAAAAACCGGATGAAGAGCAGATTAAGGATGTGGTGTACCGCAAGGCTGTGGATCAGTCACAGGTAAGCGAGCGCTCTATCTGGTGGACGCTGGGATTACTAGGCATTATTGCCTTCCTGTGGATTTATTTCAGTTAG
- a CDS encoding sugar porter family MFS transporter, which produces MANTVDSNQERSYDLKRVILLSTAAALGGFLFGFDSGVINGTVDALQKAFDSDAAVTGFNVASVLLGAMVGAFFAGTLADKFGRKPVMIATALAFILSAWGSGISDGSLEFVIYRVIGGMAMGAASILAPAYISEIAPSKIRGSLATLQQLMIVFGLFMAFMSNYWLAGMSGGAYEVFWGGFRTWQWMFWAEIVPASIFLFSLLTIPESPRYLVAAGKVDEAQSVLKNISPLADAKAKVDDIRSTLREGVKPRLKDVISKYTGKIHPLVWVGLGLAMLQQFTGINVIFYYGATLWKAAGFTEADALLQNVISGSVNIFFTFVAIALVDRVGRKPLLLVGSLGQAVMLGVMAYIFSTAPSGGPDSLTLAGNQGLYALLAANAYIAFFAFSWGPVMWVMLGEMFPNQYRGAALALCGMAQWGANFLITMTFPVLLSSMGLGFSYGIYAFFGIVAYLFVKLFVKETKGKTLEDMSREEAEREKLSGGVV; this is translated from the coding sequence ATGGCAAATACAGTAGACAGTAATCAAGAAAGAAGCTATGATCTGAAGAGGGTTATACTCTTATCGACAGCGGCCGCGTTAGGCGGTTTTCTCTTTGGATTTGACAGTGGCGTCATCAACGGTACGGTGGATGCTTTGCAAAAAGCTTTTGATTCTGATGCAGCGGTAACCGGTTTCAATGTAGCCTCGGTACTTCTGGGTGCTATGGTGGGTGCCTTTTTTGCGGGTACGCTTGCTGACAAATTCGGCAGAAAGCCGGTCATGATTGCAACAGCCCTGGCTTTTATTCTGAGTGCCTGGGGATCCGGTATATCTGACGGTTCTCTAGAATTTGTAATCTATCGTGTAATCGGGGGTATGGCAATGGGAGCTGCAAGTATTCTGGCTCCGGCTTATATCAGTGAAATTGCACCCTCAAAAATTCGGGGTAGCCTGGCTACCTTGCAGCAGCTTATGATTGTCTTTGGTCTATTCATGGCATTTATGAGCAATTACTGGCTGGCGGGAATGTCGGGCGGTGCCTATGAAGTGTTTTGGGGAGGTTTCCGAACCTGGCAATGGATGTTTTGGGCTGAGATAGTACCGGCTTCTATATTCCTGTTTTCACTCTTAACGATTCCGGAATCGCCTCGGTATCTGGTTGCTGCCGGTAAAGTGGATGAAGCCCAAAGCGTTCTTAAAAATATTTCGCCACTGGCCGACGCGAAGGCAAAAGTTGATGATATCCGATCCACGCTCCGTGAAGGGGTTAAGCCGCGCCTTAAGGATGTGATAAGCAAATATACCGGTAAGATACACCCACTGGTGTGGGTAGGACTCGGTTTGGCAATGCTGCAACAGTTTACCGGTATCAATGTGATTTTCTACTACGGAGCCACACTTTGGAAAGCGGCCGGTTTTACAGAAGCCGATGCGTTGTTGCAAAATGTTATCAGCGGTAGTGTGAATATCTTTTTCACCTTTGTCGCAATTGCCCTTGTAGATAGAGTGGGACGTAAACCGCTCCTGCTGGTCGGTTCACTGGGTCAGGCAGTAATGCTCGGTGTTATGGCATACATTTTCAGTACAGCACCTTCCGGCGGACCGGATTCACTGACTTTAGCCGGGAATCAAGGTTTATATGCCCTGTTGGCTGCAAACGCCTATATAGCTTTCTTTGCATTCTCCTGGGGACCTGTAATGTGGGTAATGCTGGGCGAAATGTTCCCGAACCAGTATCGCGGTGCTGCACTCGCCTTATGCGGGATGGCACAGTGGGGAGCAAACTTCCTGATCACCATGACCTTCCCGGTATTGCTTTCATCTATGGGACTTGGATTCTCCTATGGAATCTATGCCTTCTTCGGAATTGTAGCATACCTATTTGTGAAGCTCTTTGTGAAAGAGACAAAAGGAAAAACGCTCGAAGATATGTCACGTGAAGAGGCAGAACGGGAGAAACTCTCTGGGGGAGTGGTATAA
- a CDS encoding Gfo/Idh/MocA family protein, with protein MEFHRKLRYGMVGGGPGAFIGEVHRMAAALDGHMELVAGAFSSSKEKSDKMGKQLQLDNDRVYGSFKEMAEKEAALPEDERIDFVSVVTPNHLHYPVCKAFIEQGIHVVCDKPLTNTIEEAEELCRLVEKHDVVFGLTHTYTGYPMVKQAREMIWDNKLGKLRKIVVEYPQGWLSEPIEQEGAKQAEWRTDPDKAGISSAVGDIGTHAENLVEYITGLKMQKLYADITSFVEGRKLEDDANLLVHYEQGVKAILYCSQISVGEENDLKIRIYGTDASLEWGQENPNYLYVRYPDRPEEIYKRGNPYLSEIANFNNRIPPGHPEGFIEAFANIYMNVGRTILAKEKGVELNRFSTDFPTVYDGAVGVHFIHKTIESGKKNEWVDMNYSPGSG; from the coding sequence ATGGAATTTCACAGAAAGTTGCGATACGGGATGGTAGGAGGGGGCCCGGGCGCATTTATCGGAGAGGTTCACCGGATGGCCGCTGCTCTTGACGGTCATATGGAACTGGTGGCGGGGGCATTTTCCTCGTCAAAAGAGAAGTCAGACAAAATGGGTAAGCAGCTTCAACTTGACAATGACCGGGTATACGGCTCATTCAAGGAGATGGCTGAAAAAGAAGCCGCACTTCCAGAAGATGAGCGTATCGATTTTGTATCCGTAGTAACGCCCAATCACCTTCACTACCCGGTTTGTAAAGCCTTTATAGAGCAGGGCATTCATGTTGTTTGTGATAAGCCCCTGACTAATACCATTGAAGAGGCAGAGGAGCTATGCCGCTTGGTGGAGAAGCATGACGTAGTATTTGGACTCACCCATACTTATACCGGTTACCCGATGGTTAAGCAGGCCCGGGAGATGATATGGGATAATAAATTGGGCAAACTGCGGAAGATCGTAGTAGAGTATCCGCAGGGCTGGCTCTCAGAACCTATCGAACAGGAGGGAGCCAAACAGGCCGAATGGAGAACAGATCCAGATAAGGCAGGAATCTCCTCGGCAGTCGGTGATATCGGTACCCATGCCGAAAACCTGGTGGAATATATCACCGGTCTCAAAATGCAGAAGCTCTATGCCGACATTACTTCATTTGTAGAGGGTAGGAAACTCGAGGATGATGCCAACTTGCTGGTACACTATGAGCAGGGTGTCAAAGCCATTTTGTATTGTTCACAGATTTCGGTTGGGGAAGAAAATGACCTAAAAATCAGGATCTATGGTACGGATGCCTCCCTGGAATGGGGTCAGGAAAATCCTAACTATCTCTACGTACGGTACCCGGATCGACCCGAAGAGATCTATAAAAGAGGGAATCCCTATCTTTCGGAAATTGCCAATTTCAACAATCGAATTCCGCCCGGTCACCCGGAGGGATTTATTGAGGCATTTGCCAATATTTATATGAATGTGGGTCGAACCATCCTAGCAAAAGAAAAGGGCGTGGAACTGAACCGGTTTTCCACTGATTTCCCCACTGTTTATGATGGAGCAGTAGGGGTTCATTTCATACATAAAACCATTGAAAGCGGGAAAAAGAATGAATGGGTGGACATGAACTATTCCCCGGGGTCAGGTTGA
- a CDS encoding GMC oxidoreductase, with protein sequence MSDLNFNIQSQSDDYDAIVVGTGISGGWAAKELTENGLKTLVLERGRMVEHVDDYPTMHMDPWDFENNGEPTREEQKRQEKQARTGYVTHKAHSHFFVDDLKHPYNEEKRFDWIRGYHVGGRSLMWGRQSYRLSDIDFEANAKEGIAIDWPIRYSDIQQWYDYVEEYIGVSGENLGLPQLPDGKFLKPMELNCVEDHLKQSMAQQYNDRVLTIGRTAHITEGTKEGLGRVTCQYRNRCMRGCPYGAYFSSNSSTLPAADKTGNMTLMPNSIVHEIMYDPETQRATGVRVIDRESKETYEYRAKVIFLCASAIASASILMQSTSDRFPNGLGNDSGELGHNIMDHHFRVGASGRYEGFEDKYYTGRRPNGVYIPRFRNLGGSTDMDNFLRGYGYQGGASRGDWSESVRELNYGEDLKEAILKPGGWSMGITAFGETLPYHENKMTLDYDKTDEWGLPTVTFDAEFKENEMAMREDMANQAAEMLENAGFKDVSTYDNIGAPGLGIHEMGTARMGRDPKTSVLNGNNQVHSVPNVYVTDGAAMTSAGCQNPSLTYMALTARAANHAVEELKKMNL encoded by the coding sequence ATGAGCGATTTAAACTTTAACATCCAGTCCCAATCTGATGATTACGATGCTATCGTAGTCGGTACCGGAATCAGTGGCGGATGGGCTGCCAAAGAGTTAACTGAAAATGGTCTCAAAACACTGGTCCTGGAACGAGGACGGATGGTTGAGCACGTGGACGACTACCCCACCATGCACATGGATCCCTGGGATTTTGAAAACAACGGTGAACCGACGCGCGAAGAACAGAAAAGACAAGAAAAACAGGCGCGAACCGGTTATGTCACTCATAAGGCCCACTCCCACTTCTTTGTTGATGATCTTAAGCACCCTTATAACGAAGAGAAAAGATTCGACTGGATCAGAGGGTACCATGTGGGCGGTCGTTCTCTTATGTGGGGACGTCAGAGTTATCGACTGAGCGACATAGATTTTGAGGCCAATGCCAAAGAGGGCATCGCTATTGACTGGCCAATCAGATATAGTGATATCCAACAATGGTACGATTACGTGGAAGAATATATTGGTGTGAGCGGTGAGAATCTTGGTCTTCCCCAGCTGCCCGACGGCAAATTTCTTAAACCAATGGAGCTAAATTGTGTAGAAGATCACCTCAAGCAGAGTATGGCCCAACAGTACAACGACCGTGTACTTACTATTGGTCGTACTGCCCATATTACCGAAGGTACCAAAGAAGGTCTCGGACGTGTTACCTGCCAGTATCGCAATCGCTGTATGAGAGGTTGCCCATACGGAGCCTATTTCAGCAGTAACTCCTCCACCCTGCCCGCCGCTGATAAAACCGGAAACATGACACTGATGCCAAACTCAATCGTTCATGAAATTATGTACGATCCTGAAACACAAAGGGCCACCGGTGTACGTGTTATTGACAGGGAATCAAAAGAAACTTATGAGTACCGTGCAAAGGTAATTTTCCTTTGTGCTTCAGCCATTGCATCCGCAAGCATATTGATGCAGTCAACCTCCGATCGCTTTCCAAACGGTCTTGGTAATGACTCCGGAGAGCTCGGTCATAATATTATGGATCATCATTTCCGGGTCGGTGCCTCAGGCAGATATGAAGGATTTGAAGATAAATATTACACCGGCAGAAGGCCTAATGGTGTTTATATACCGAGATTCAGAAACCTTGGAGGAAGTACCGATATGGATAACTTCCTGCGAGGTTACGGCTACCAGGGTGGCGCAAGCCGTGGTGACTGGTCAGAATCCGTTCGTGAATTGAATTACGGTGAAGACCTTAAAGAAGCCATACTGAAGCCCGGCGGCTGGTCAATGGGCATTACTGCTTTCGGTGAGACTCTTCCCTACCATGAAAACAAAATGACGCTGGATTACGATAAGACCGATGAATGGGGCCTGCCGACAGTAACATTCGATGCCGAATTCAAGGAGAATGAGATGGCCATGCGGGAAGATATGGCGAACCAGGCTGCTGAAATGCTTGAAAATGCCGGATTCAAAGACGTTTCAACCTACGATAACATCGGTGCACCCGGTTTGGGTATTCACGAAATGGGTACCGCCAGAATGGGTCGAGATCCGAAGACATCCGTTCTGAATGGAAACAACCAGGTACATTCCGTTCCCAACGTTTATGTAACGGACGGAGCTGCAATGACCTCAGCCGGTTGTCAGAACCCTTCCCTCACCTATATGGCGCTGACAGCCCGTGCTGCCAACCATGCCGTAGAAGAACTCAAAAAGATGAACCTGTAA